One Misgurnus anguillicaudatus chromosome 20, ASM2758022v2, whole genome shotgun sequence DNA segment encodes these proteins:
- the ntaq1 gene encoding protein N-terminal glutamine amidohydrolase isoform X1, with the protein MNEDKTMSEYAIITPSRNECVYTSCYCEENVWKLCEYVRDQGTCSLDDVHAVFISNERKMIPIWKQKSSRGDKPVIWDYHVILLHRSKQGPSYIYDLDTILPFPCLLDVYSREAFQSDEHLRRDFWRQLRVIPADIYLKKFASDRSHMKTNDGNWRMPPPSYPCIEASDTKMNLDDFICMDVRVGYGEVYGLSDFVQHFGVK; encoded by the exons ATGAATGAAGATAAAACTATGTCTGAATATGCAATTATTACTCCATCTAGAAATGAATGTGTATACACCAGCTGTTACTG TGAGGAAAATGTGTGGAAACTGTGTGAATATGTCAGGGATCAAGGGACTTGCTCTTTGGATGATGTGCATGCAGtatttatatcaaatgaaagaaaaatg ATACCCATCTGGAAACAAAAATCCAGTCGAGGGGATAAACCTGTAATCTGG GATTACCATGTTATTTTGCTACACAGAAGTAAACAGGGACCAAGCTATATATACGATCTAGACACCATCCTCCCCTTTCCTTGTTTACTTGATGTATATTCAAGGGAGGCCTTTCAATCTGATGAGCATTTAAGACGTGATTTCTGGAGGCAA CTTCGTGTCATACCAGCAGACATCTACTTAAAGAAATTTGCTTCTGATCGGTCACATATGAAGACTAATGATGGCAACTGGCGTATGCCACCTCCTTCATATCCTTGTATAGAGGCATCAG ATACTAAAATGAATCTTGACGATTTTATCTGCATGGATGTCAGAGTGGGCTATGGAGAGGTTTATGGACTTTCAGACTTTGTTCAACACTTTGGAGTGAAATAA
- the ntaq1 gene encoding protein N-terminal glutamine amidohydrolase isoform X2, protein MIPIWKQKSSRGDKPVIWDYHVILLHRSKQGPSYIYDLDTILPFPCLLDVYSREAFQSDEHLRRDFWRQLRVIPADIYLKKFASDRSHMKTNDGNWRMPPPSYPCIEASDTKMNLDDFICMDVRVGYGEVYGLSDFVQHFGVK, encoded by the exons atg ATACCCATCTGGAAACAAAAATCCAGTCGAGGGGATAAACCTGTAATCTGG GATTACCATGTTATTTTGCTACACAGAAGTAAACAGGGACCAAGCTATATATACGATCTAGACACCATCCTCCCCTTTCCTTGTTTACTTGATGTATATTCAAGGGAGGCCTTTCAATCTGATGAGCATTTAAGACGTGATTTCTGGAGGCAA CTTCGTGTCATACCAGCAGACATCTACTTAAAGAAATTTGCTTCTGATCGGTCACATATGAAGACTAATGATGGCAACTGGCGTATGCCACCTCCTTCATATCCTTGTATAGAGGCATCAG ATACTAAAATGAATCTTGACGATTTTATCTGCATGGATGTCAGAGTGGGCTATGGAGAGGTTTATGGACTTTCAGACTTTGTTCAACACTTTGGAGTGAAATAA
- the psma2b gene encoding proteasome_alpha_type_2 domain-containing protein, which produces MAERGYSFSLTTFSPSGKLVQIEYALAAVAAGAPSVGIKASNGVVLATEKKQKSILYDEQSVHKIEPITKHIGMVYSGMGPDYRVMVRRARKLAQQYYLVYQEPIPTGQLVQRVASVMQEYTQSGGVRPFGVSLLIAGWDEDRPFLFQSDPSGAYFAWKATAMGKNYVNGKTFLEKRYNEDLELEDAIHTAILTLKESFEGQMTEDNIEVGICNEAGFRRLSPAEVKDYLAAIA; this is translated from the exons ATGGCGGAACGAGGATACAGTTTCTCTCTGACAACATTTAG CCCTTCTGGCAAACTGGTACAGATTGAATATGCCCTAGCCGCTGTTGCAGCCGGTGCTCCGTCCGTAGGAATCAAAg caTCAAATGGAGTCGTGCTGGCAACCGAGAAGAAACAGAAGTCTATACTGTATGATGAACAGAGCGTACACAAAATTGAACCTATAACCAAACACATAGGCATGGTGTACAGTGGAATGGGTCCTGACTACAG GGTGATGGTCAGACGAGCAAGAAAATTGGCCCAGCAGTATTACCTCGTATATCAGGAGCCGATCCCCACAGGTCAACTGGTACAGAGAGTGGCTTCAGTTATGCAGGAATACACACAGTCAGG tggtgtccgcCCGTTTGGAGTCTCTCTTCTAATTGCTGGTTGGGATGAGGATCGACCTTTCTTATTTCAGTCAGACCCATCGG GAGCATATTTTGCCTGGAAAGCCACAGCAATGGGAAAGAACTATGTCAATGGAAAAACATTCCTTGAAAAAAGATATAA TGAAGATCTTGAACTTGAGGATGCTATACACACTGCCATCTTAACTTTGAAA GAAAGTTTTGAAGGTCAGATGACAGAAGACAATATAGAGGTGGGAATTTGTAATGAAGCAGGATTTCGCAGACTCTCACCTGCTGAGGTGAAGGATTACCTGGCAGCAATTGCTTAA